From a region of the Flavobacterium sediminilitoris genome:
- the rpsJ gene encoding 30S ribosomal protein S10: MSQKIRIKLKSYDHNLVDKSAEKIVKTVKSTGAVVTGPIPLPTNKKIFTVLRSPHVNKKSREQFELSSYKRLLDIYSSSSKTIDALMKLELPSGVEVEIKV, translated from the coding sequence ATGAGTCAAAAAATTAGAATAAAACTAAAATCATACGATCATAATTTAGTAGATAAATCTGCTGAAAAAATCGTTAAGACTGTAAAAAGTACAGGTGCTGTAGTTACTGGGCCTATCCCATTACCTACAAATAAAAAAATCTTTACTGTTTTACGTTCTCCTCACGTAAATAAAAAATCAAGAGAACAATTCGAATTAAGTTCGTATAAGAGATTGTTAGATATCTATAGTTCTTCTTCAAAGACTATTGATGCTTTGATGAAATTGGAATTGCCAAGTGGAGTTGAAGTAGAGATTAAAGTATAA
- the rplC gene encoding 50S ribosomal protein L3: MSGLIGRKIGMTSIFDENGKNIPCTVIEAGPCVVTQVRTDEVDGYSALQLGFDDKTEKHTVKAEEGHFKKAGTVAKKRVVEFKYFEEEHKLGEVLTVDLFTEGEFVDVQGVSKGKGFQGVVKRHGFGGVGQATHGQHNRLRAPGSVGASSYPSRVFKGMRMAGRTGGENVTIQNLKVLKVVADKNLLVVKGCVPGHKNSYVIIQK; the protein is encoded by the coding sequence ATGTCTGGGTTAATCGGAAGAAAAATTGGCATGACTAGCATCTTTGATGAGAACGGGAAGAATATTCCTTGTACTGTAATTGAAGCTGGTCCATGTGTAGTTACCCAAGTCAGAACCGATGAGGTTGACGGGTATAGTGCTCTTCAACTTGGTTTCGATGACAAAACTGAAAAGCATACAGTTAAAGCAGAAGAAGGTCACTTCAAGAAAGCTGGAACAGTAGCTAAGAAGAGAGTTGTTGAGTTCAAGTATTTTGAAGAAGAACACAAATTAGGTGAAGTTCTTACAGTGGATTTATTTACTGAAGGAGAATTTGTAGATGTTCAAGGAGTGTCTAAAGGTAAAGGTTTTCAAGGGGTTGTTAAACGTCACGGATTTGGTGGTGTTGGTCAAGCAACTCATGGTCAACATAACCGTTTAAGAGCGCCGGGTTCTGTAGGTGCATCGTCTTATCCTTCTAGAGTATTCAAAGGAATGCGTATGGCTGGAAGAACGGGAGGAGAGAATGTTACAATTCAAAATCTTAAAGTTTTAAAAGTTGTTGCTGACAAAAATCTTTTAGTTGTTAAAGGATGTGTGCCAGGGCATAAAAACTCTTATGTAATCATTCAGAAGTAA